The Granulicella sibirica genome has a segment encoding these proteins:
- a CDS encoding HlyD family secretion protein, translating to MADDQNQNKQGGGQTAQISGTVQIQPQDGDQGQKGKPNGGDDAPEPEKKNPLRTLIVVAVVLLLIAGAGFYYWRSTFSEDTDDAQVDGDLYQVSSRVTGQVVKVYVDDNQTVQAGQIIAEVDPTDYQVALNQAKANLASAEAAATQANVNVPITSVTSTTSINTSGSDVRSVQAQIAQSQSQATAAVARVVQAKANAEKAQLDVDRYTPLVAKDVISKQQFDTAVAQAAATKAAVAEAEATVIAQQEATRQAQQKLAQSRFQEIESQRNGPQQVKAQQAKANSAIADVLQAQARVKQAELNLSYTRITAPTAGVVNKKNVQVGANLGIGQDLLTIIPLTDLWVTANFKETQLGQMKVGQEVDIKVDALGGRHFTGKVTQVGGATGSRLSLFPPENATGNYVKVVQRIPVRIDFTNLQKENGDYALRPGFSVTPEVRVK from the coding sequence GTGGCAGACGATCAAAATCAAAATAAGCAGGGCGGCGGTCAGACCGCTCAGATCAGCGGCACCGTCCAGATCCAGCCGCAAGATGGCGACCAGGGCCAAAAGGGAAAGCCGAACGGCGGCGATGACGCCCCCGAGCCGGAGAAGAAAAACCCCCTTCGCACCCTCATCGTCGTTGCCGTCGTCCTCCTGCTCATCGCCGGAGCCGGCTTCTATTACTGGCGCTCCACCTTCTCCGAAGACACCGACGATGCTCAGGTTGATGGCGACCTTTACCAGGTAAGCTCTCGCGTCACCGGTCAGGTGGTCAAGGTCTACGTCGACGACAACCAGACGGTGCAGGCTGGCCAGATCATCGCCGAAGTCGACCCCACCGACTACCAGGTCGCGCTCAACCAGGCGAAGGCCAACCTTGCCAGCGCGGAGGCTGCCGCCACCCAGGCGAACGTCAACGTCCCCATAACCTCGGTCACCAGCACAACAAGCATCAACACCTCCGGATCCGATGTCCGCTCGGTTCAGGCGCAGATTGCGCAGTCGCAGAGCCAGGCGACTGCCGCCGTCGCACGCGTCGTCCAGGCGAAGGCCAATGCCGAAAAGGCCCAACTCGACGTCGACCGCTACACGCCGCTCGTCGCGAAGGACGTCATCTCCAAGCAGCAGTTCGACACCGCCGTCGCCCAGGCTGCCGCCACCAAGGCTGCCGTAGCCGAGGCAGAGGCCACGGTGATCGCTCAGCAGGAAGCCACCCGGCAGGCTCAGCAGAAGCTCGCCCAGTCCCGCTTCCAGGAAATCGAGTCGCAGCGCAACGGACCGCAGCAGGTGAAGGCGCAGCAGGCAAAGGCCAATTCGGCGATCGCCGATGTCCTCCAGGCCCAGGCTAGGGTAAAGCAGGCTGAACTCAACCTCTCCTACACCCGCATCACCGCGCCCACGGCCGGTGTTGTCAACAAGAAGAATGTGCAGGTTGGCGCGAACCTGGGCATCGGCCAGGATCTCCTGACCATCATTCCCCTCACCGACCTCTGGGTCACTGCCAACTTCAAAGAGACGCAGCTTGGTCAGATGAAGGTCGGCCAGGAGGTCGACATCAAGGTGGACGCCCTCGGTGGTCGCCACTTCACCGGCAAGGTCACCCAGGTTGGCGGAGCTACCGGCTCGCGCCTGTCGCTTTTCCCGCCCGAGAACGCCACCGGTAACTACGTCAAGGTCGTCCAGCGTATTCCCGTCCGTATCGACTTCACCAACCTTCAGAAGGAGAACGGCGACTACGCCCTGCGCCCTGGCTTCTCGGTCACTCCTGAAGTCCGGGTGAAATAG
- a CDS encoding L-ribulose-5-phosphate 4-epimerase: protein MLLESLRAEVLESNLELVRRGLVLYTFGNASGVDREQGLVVIKPSGVDYDDLRPEHMVVTDLNGKIVEGNLRPSSDLDTHTLLYREFPTIGAVVHTHSEYATSWAQAGLDIPALGTTHADYFYGPIPCTEPLTDEAIAGDYVHETGLAIVRRFRANPSGSTSQAAVPGDATHAASAGGRMSPDPSGFAIDPLAVPACIVAGHAPFAWGRTPHEAAHNAVVLEYVAKMAYRTVTLQAEAGVSQSLLDRHYFRKHGAKATYGQK from the coding sequence ATGCTTCTCGAATCGCTCCGCGCTGAAGTCCTCGAATCCAACCTCGAACTCGTTCGCCGCGGCCTCGTCCTCTACACCTTCGGCAACGCCAGTGGCGTCGACCGCGAGCAGGGACTCGTCGTCATCAAGCCTTCAGGCGTCGACTACGACGACCTGCGCCCCGAGCACATGGTTGTCACCGACCTGAATGGCAAGATCGTCGAAGGCAATCTCCGTCCATCTTCCGACCTCGACACGCACACGCTGCTCTACCGCGAGTTCCCAACGATAGGTGCGGTCGTCCATACTCACTCCGAGTACGCCACAAGCTGGGCGCAGGCTGGCCTCGATATCCCCGCGCTTGGCACCACGCACGCCGACTACTTCTACGGACCCATCCCATGCACCGAACCGTTGACCGATGAGGCCATTGCGGGTGACTACGTTCACGAGACCGGTCTGGCCATCGTTCGACGGTTTCGTGCCAACCCATCGGGCTCGACGTCCCAGGCCGCAGTCCCCGGAGACGCCACCCACGCCGCCTCCGCCGGTGGACGCATGAGCCCCGACCCAAGCGGCTTCGCCATTGACCCGCTCGCTGTCCCCGCCTGCATCGTCGCCGGCCATGCCCCGTTTGCCTGGGGGCGCACCCCACACGAGGCAGCCCACAACGCCGTTGTGCTCGAATACGTCGCCAAGATGGCCTACCGCACGGTCACGCTGCAAGCCGAAGCAGGCGTCTCGCAGTCGCTTCTTGATCGCCACTACTTCCGCAAGCACGGCGCGAAGGCGACCTACGGACAGAAGTAA
- a CDS encoding Gfo/Idh/MocA family oxidoreductase: MAEAQGTQIGVIVIGFGLAGRVFHAPFVSAVPGLKLQGIVQRKGDEAAAAYPETTVLRSFEEALASDAKMIVVGTPNGTHFDLARQALLAGKHVVIDKPFAGSSVEARELIDIAAEHKLVVAPFHNRRWDGDFLTLKKILASGELGRVVTIESHFDRFRPIQRENSWKESAGTMNGLLFDLGPHLVDQGVALFGKPSAVTASVRTDRDKTDIEDAFDITLHYGKVLMHCRSTMLAADPSPRYLVHGTHGSFKKFGVDPQEPALLAGAKVPVMGTPGVWLQEDRAEWGTLTVAPVPADPGNLVKRDVKTELGDYRSFYANVRDAIWGVAPLQVTSEDGFTVIRLLELARVSSAEGRTVPVDF, translated from the coding sequence ATGGCAGAGGCACAGGGTACGCAGATTGGCGTCATTGTGATCGGTTTCGGGCTTGCGGGCCGCGTTTTTCACGCGCCGTTCGTGAGCGCGGTTCCAGGGTTGAAGCTTCAGGGCATCGTCCAACGCAAAGGGGACGAGGCTGCGGCTGCTTACCCGGAGACGACAGTGCTGCGGTCTTTTGAGGAAGCGCTGGCATCGGACGCGAAGATGATCGTCGTGGGCACGCCGAATGGCACGCACTTTGACCTGGCCAGGCAGGCCCTGCTTGCGGGGAAGCATGTCGTGATCGACAAGCCGTTTGCCGGATCCAGTGTCGAGGCGCGTGAGTTGATCGACATTGCGGCTGAGCACAAGCTGGTCGTCGCCCCGTTCCACAACCGGCGCTGGGATGGTGACTTTCTCACGCTAAAGAAGATCCTGGCCAGCGGCGAGCTTGGCCGCGTGGTGACGATCGAGTCTCACTTCGACCGCTTCCGGCCCATCCAGCGCGAGAACTCGTGGAAGGAGTCGGCAGGAACCATGAATGGGCTCCTGTTCGACCTTGGACCACACCTGGTCGACCAGGGAGTCGCGCTCTTCGGCAAACCTTCCGCCGTCACGGCTTCGGTCCGCACGGATCGCGATAAGACAGATATCGAAGATGCGTTCGACATCACGCTGCATTACGGCAAAGTGTTGATGCATTGCCGATCGACCATGCTGGCAGCTGATCCGTCTCCCCGGTATCTAGTCCACGGAACCCATGGAAGCTTCAAGAAGTTCGGCGTCGACCCGCAGGAGCCGGCGCTTCTTGCCGGAGCGAAGGTTCCGGTGATGGGTACGCCAGGCGTGTGGCTGCAGGAGGATCGTGCGGAGTGGGGAACTTTAACCGTCGCTCCGGTGCCGGCTGATCCGGGGAATCTGGTGAAGCGCGACGTCAAGACCGAGCTTGGGGACTATCGCAGCTTCTATGCGAACGTTCGCGACGCGATCTGGGGCGTCGCTCCGCTGCAAGTGACCTCCGAGGATGGCTTTACGGTCATTCGGCTGCTGGAACTTGCAAGGGTGAGTTCGGCGGAAGGCAGAACGGTGCCGGTAGATTTCTAG
- a CDS encoding TolC family protein encodes MAVTALALLGVPAVLAQAPGSNGPANAGSSGASGSNGSNVQTAQQQLGSATGQSSGVSSDSFKGSIVSGKSTGTTIDLSLDDAIQRGLKQNLGLILQTSAVKNANGQRLEMLQALLPTVTGQASIEVEQVNLAAYGLKFPGLNPIIGPFQVVDFRAYLTQKVVNISSLQDYLQSKHNFQSAKLTAEDARDMVTLTVGNAYLLCIADAARIEAVKAELATSKVSLDQAVANHDAGTSPRLDVLRAQVDYQNEQQTLISTTNQLAKDKLALARTIGLPLDQEFALTTLAPYAALDNVDPEAAFEQALKTRKDLAGSEEALKAAKAGKASARATQYPTAGIIGDFGDLGTTPGHSHGTYTATGEVSAPILQIAKTRGAEQTAAANYDNAQAKLSDQIQQVNADVRDNILDVQAAAKLVEAAQSNVALAKEALSEAQQRFSAGVADDLPVSQAQSQTEQANDQFISALYQHNVAKLSLARAIGVAQTSYKTYLGGK; translated from the coding sequence TTGGCGGTCACGGCCCTGGCACTTCTCGGCGTTCCCGCTGTCCTGGCCCAGGCGCCAGGAAGCAATGGACCGGCAAACGCCGGCTCCAGCGGAGCCTCCGGATCGAACGGATCGAACGTTCAGACGGCCCAGCAGCAGCTCGGATCCGCCACCGGCCAGAGCTCCGGCGTCAGTTCCGATTCCTTCAAAGGCAGTATCGTTTCCGGAAAGTCCACCGGAACCACCATCGATCTCTCGCTCGACGACGCCATTCAGCGCGGCCTCAAGCAGAATCTTGGCCTCATCCTGCAGACCTCGGCCGTCAAAAACGCCAACGGCCAACGCCTCGAGATGCTTCAGGCTCTCCTTCCGACGGTCACCGGTCAGGCCTCAATAGAAGTCGAGCAGGTCAACCTCGCCGCCTATGGCCTTAAGTTTCCCGGACTGAACCCCATCATCGGTCCCTTCCAGGTCGTGGACTTTCGCGCCTACCTTACCCAGAAGGTCGTCAACATCAGCTCGCTGCAGGACTATCTTCAGTCCAAGCACAACTTCCAGAGTGCCAAGCTCACCGCCGAAGACGCCCGCGACATGGTCACCCTGACCGTCGGCAATGCGTACCTCCTCTGCATCGCCGACGCCGCCCGCATCGAGGCGGTCAAGGCAGAATTGGCCACCTCGAAGGTCTCGCTTGACCAGGCGGTCGCCAACCACGACGCCGGCACCAGCCCCCGTCTCGACGTCCTCCGCGCCCAGGTCGACTACCAGAACGAACAGCAAACCCTCATCTCGACCACGAACCAACTCGCGAAGGATAAGCTGGCTCTGGCGCGCACCATCGGCCTGCCGCTCGACCAGGAGTTCGCCCTCACCACCCTGGCTCCCTATGCGGCCCTCGATAATGTCGATCCCGAAGCCGCCTTTGAACAGGCCCTGAAGACCCGCAAGGATCTTGCCGGTTCCGAAGAAGCGCTGAAGGCCGCCAAGGCAGGGAAGGCCTCCGCCCGCGCCACCCAGTACCCCACTGCCGGTATCATCGGCGACTTCGGCGATCTCGGCACCACCCCCGGCCACTCCCACGGAACCTACACCGCCACGGGCGAGGTCTCGGCCCCGATCCTGCAAATCGCCAAAACCCGCGGCGCCGAGCAGACCGCAGCAGCCAACTACGACAACGCCCAGGCGAAGCTCTCCGACCAGATACAGCAGGTGAACGCCGACGTCCGCGATAACATCCTCGACGTCCAGGCCGCCGCCAAACTCGTCGAAGCCGCCCAGTCGAACGTTGCGCTCGCCAAGGAAGCCCTCAGCGAGGCGCAGCAGCGCTTCTCCGCCGGTGTCGCCGACGACCTGCCCGTCTCCCAGGCTCAGAGCCAGACCGAGCAGGCAAACGACCAATTCATCAGCGCGCTCTACCAGCACAACGTCGCGAAGCTTTCGCTCGCCCGTGCCATTGGCGTCGCGCAGACCAGCTATAAGACCTATCTTGGAGGAAAGTAA
- the xylB gene encoding xylulokinase has product MFLGVDVGTGGTRAIVIDRSGKVIASQAREHAPIHSEHIGWAEQEPENWWEAAQTAIGAAIQQANAGLETKVRIEAAGLTGQMHGAVMLDADGRVLRPALIWADQRTQPQCDWLNEKVGFERMIELTCNPALPNFTLTKLLWVKEHQPEIFARIAHVLCPKDYVRYRMTGEFAMDMQEASGTLLLDVAHRRWSPEVAEAAGIPMSWLPRLFEGPEICSRISEEGAAATGLDVGTPVAAGSGDQGAGAVGMGILTPGSVSATIGTSGVVFAATDAPTMDRLGRLHTFCHAAPGRWHVMGVTNGAGLSLRYFRDTFTPINSYDELSILAADAPPGSNGLLWAPYLFGERTPHLDAEARAAFVGITASHTRAHFIRAVLEGVAFSLKDTFTLFAELGIPVSSIRLGGGGARGPLWRQIQADVYGMAVERLEAEEGGAFGAALLAGTGVGAWPSVEAACEATVRAAEVIEPKNTAVMEKGYRQYRRIYPALKEIGRA; this is encoded by the coding sequence ATGTTTCTTGGCGTAGACGTCGGGACGGGTGGAACCCGGGCGATCGTGATCGACCGGTCTGGCAAGGTGATCGCCTCGCAGGCGCGGGAGCACGCTCCGATTCATTCGGAGCATATCGGGTGGGCCGAACAGGAACCTGAGAATTGGTGGGAGGCGGCCCAGACGGCTATCGGCGCAGCGATCCAACAGGCAAACGCCGGGCTGGAGACCAAGGTCAGGATCGAAGCCGCTGGTCTGACCGGGCAGATGCACGGTGCCGTGATGCTGGACGCCGACGGGCGCGTGCTTCGGCCGGCGTTGATCTGGGCCGACCAGAGAACGCAGCCGCAATGCGACTGGTTGAACGAGAAGGTCGGGTTTGAGCGGATGATCGAGCTCACCTGCAACCCGGCACTGCCCAACTTCACGCTGACCAAGCTGCTCTGGGTGAAGGAGCACCAGCCGGAAATCTTCGCCAGGATCGCGCATGTCCTCTGTCCGAAGGACTACGTTCGTTACCGCATGACGGGCGAGTTCGCCATGGATATGCAGGAGGCGAGTGGAACGCTTCTGCTCGACGTCGCCCATCGACGCTGGTCGCCCGAGGTGGCGGAGGCGGCAGGGATCCCGATGAGTTGGCTTCCACGGCTGTTCGAGGGGCCCGAGATATGCTCGCGTATCTCGGAGGAGGGCGCGGCAGCGACGGGGCTTGATGTGGGAACGCCCGTGGCAGCCGGGTCCGGAGACCAGGGTGCCGGGGCGGTCGGCATGGGAATCCTTACCCCAGGCTCGGTCTCTGCCACGATTGGAACGAGCGGCGTCGTCTTTGCCGCGACGGATGCACCAACGATGGATCGCCTGGGACGTCTACACACCTTCTGCCATGCGGCTCCGGGCCGCTGGCACGTCATGGGCGTCACCAACGGGGCTGGCCTCAGCCTGCGCTACTTCCGCGATACGTTCACGCCGATCAACAGCTACGACGAACTATCGATCCTCGCGGCAGACGCGCCTCCGGGAAGCAACGGGTTGCTGTGGGCTCCATACCTTTTCGGAGAACGCACCCCCCACCTCGACGCTGAGGCACGGGCTGCCTTCGTCGGCATCACCGCATCGCACACACGGGCTCACTTTATCCGGGCGGTGCTCGAGGGCGTGGCCTTCAGCCTTAAGGACACGTTCACTCTGTTCGCAGAGCTTGGGATCCCAGTCTCGTCGATCCGGCTTGGCGGAGGTGGCGCACGTGGTCCGCTGTGGCGGCAGATCCAGGCGGACGTCTATGGCATGGCCGTTGAGCGGCTCGAAGCGGAAGAGGGTGGAGCGTTCGGCGCGGCGCTTCTTGCAGGAACCGGGGTCGGGGCGTGGCCGAGCGTCGAGGCGGCTTGCGAGGCGACGGTGCGAGCAGCGGAGGTGATCGAGCCGAAGAACACCGCTGTCATGGAGAAGGGTTATCGTCAATACCGCCGGATCTACCCGGCGCTCAAAGAGATTGGGAGGGCTTGA
- the argJ gene encoding bifunctional glutamate N-acetyltransferase/amino-acid acetyltransferase ArgJ encodes MDNERGFGFASEAVGVETMAAGGGALPRGFFWGAVKAGIKASGNPDLAVALAPQGATAAAMFTSNQVVAAPVTVGRRHLAATGGRVMAVLVNAGNANCATGEAGIEACQQTCVAAAETFQCIFDEVFPSSTGIIGVPFPAEKVIRAMPAMQDALGQTPDHAEAFARAIMTTDTRMKVARAVIDIDGTEVRIFGAAKGAGMIHPQLGAPTMPAHATMLVYLFTDVYAEASQLREIMPAAIEGSFNSISIDGDTSTNDTVLLLASGASGVRLTDRVSEAFDNALKLVCESLAHQIVDDGEGVGHVVTLHITGAATTADAKRVARAIAHSPLCKTAWSSADPNWGRLLAAAGYSGVAFKPERVTISIGGLQVFALGTRSPSFDKEAAHKAMTARKYTIAIDLGEGEAECRFLTCDLTEEYVRINADYST; translated from the coding sequence ATGGACAATGAACGCGGCTTCGGCTTCGCGAGCGAGGCGGTTGGGGTAGAGACAATGGCAGCGGGTGGAGGAGCTTTGCCCCGGGGGTTCTTCTGGGGAGCAGTGAAGGCGGGGATCAAAGCAAGTGGGAATCCGGATCTCGCGGTCGCTCTTGCGCCACAGGGTGCGACAGCGGCGGCGATGTTTACGAGCAACCAGGTGGTGGCCGCGCCGGTGACCGTCGGGCGGAGACATCTCGCGGCAACCGGCGGGCGTGTGATGGCAGTTCTCGTCAACGCGGGCAATGCCAACTGTGCGACCGGTGAGGCGGGCATTGAAGCCTGCCAGCAAACCTGCGTGGCGGCAGCCGAGACGTTCCAATGCATCTTCGATGAGGTGTTCCCGTCGTCGACCGGGATCATTGGCGTACCGTTTCCGGCCGAAAAGGTGATTCGCGCAATGCCTGCGATGCAGGACGCGCTTGGACAGACTCCGGACCATGCCGAGGCTTTTGCGCGGGCGATCATGACGACGGATACCAGGATGAAGGTCGCGCGGGCGGTGATCGACATCGATGGAACCGAGGTGCGGATCTTTGGCGCGGCGAAGGGTGCGGGGATGATTCATCCGCAGCTTGGGGCTCCGACCATGCCCGCGCACGCCACAATGCTGGTTTATCTCTTCACCGATGTTTACGCGGAGGCATCGCAGTTACGCGAGATCATGCCTGCGGCCATTGAGGGCAGCTTCAACTCGATCTCGATCGACGGGGATACCTCGACCAACGATACGGTGCTTCTGCTGGCGAGCGGGGCGAGCGGGGTGAGGCTGACGGACCGCGTCTCCGAGGCCTTCGATAACGCGCTCAAGCTGGTCTGCGAGTCGCTCGCGCATCAGATCGTCGATGACGGAGAAGGCGTCGGGCATGTTGTGACGCTGCATATCACTGGCGCGGCAACTACGGCGGACGCGAAGCGAGTGGCGCGGGCGATCGCGCATTCTCCCCTGTGCAAGACGGCCTGGTCAAGCGCGGATCCGAACTGGGGGCGTCTGCTTGCAGCGGCTGGGTACAGTGGGGTGGCGTTTAAGCCGGAGCGGGTAACGATCTCGATAGGCGGCCTCCAGGTGTTCGCACTCGGAACGCGTTCGCCTTCCTTTGATAAGGAAGCAGCACACAAAGCCATGACTGCGCGGAAGTACACTATTGCGATCGACCTGGGCGAGGGCGAAGCCGAGTGCCGTTTCCTGACCTGCGACCTCACCGAAGAGTACGTTCGAATCAATGCGGACTACTCAACCTAG
- a CDS encoding glycoside hydrolase family 43 protein, which produces MDKFFAAPLRSLLLLAAVVGALPSFRAAAQDAASMELPSMPLHDPFILAYAPTKTYYLYTSNVPTLTETKRVGTMVYTSKDLKHWTKPKVVFAVPEGFWAEKGGWAPEVHAYHGKFYLLTTLHNDTKTIAQETPLGHATYMRGTIIAVADSPEGPFSPVKTDGPIAPDNFMTLDGTLFVDYSGKPWMVYAHEWLQVIDGTIEAVPLKADLSGSDGKPVSLFKASDAPWINEEAMPTAKGATYVTDGPELYRSKDGHLLMLWSSYEHQTDGISGSHYVQTQARSVSGELKGPWVQGEPLVKQDSGHGMLFTSFDGKLMMVLHRPFRQARGKLYEMHDAGDHLEVVRERTDLDGDGQ; this is translated from the coding sequence ATGGATAAGTTTTTTGCCGCACCGTTGCGCTCCCTCCTGCTTCTCGCCGCGGTCGTCGGAGCCTTGCCGTCCTTCCGCGCCGCGGCGCAGGATGCGGCTTCGATGGAGTTGCCCTCCATGCCTCTGCACGATCCCTTCATCCTGGCCTATGCGCCGACGAAGACCTACTACCTGTACACCTCGAACGTGCCCACGCTGACCGAGACGAAGCGGGTGGGCACGATGGTCTACACAAGCAAGGACCTCAAGCACTGGACGAAGCCGAAGGTCGTCTTCGCGGTACCGGAGGGCTTCTGGGCGGAGAAGGGTGGGTGGGCTCCAGAGGTCCACGCATATCATGGCAAGTTCTACCTGCTGACAACGCTACATAACGACACGAAGACGATTGCGCAGGAGACTCCACTCGGCCACGCGACCTACATGCGTGGCACGATCATCGCCGTGGCCGACTCGCCGGAAGGGCCGTTTTCTCCGGTCAAAACCGATGGCCCAATCGCTCCAGACAACTTCATGACGCTTGATGGCACGCTTTTCGTCGATTACTCCGGCAAGCCGTGGATGGTCTATGCGCATGAGTGGCTCCAGGTTATCGATGGGACGATCGAAGCGGTTCCGTTGAAGGCCGATCTCTCGGGCTCCGATGGAAAGCCGGTCTCGCTGTTCAAGGCGTCCGACGCGCCGTGGATCAACGAGGAGGCTATGCCCACGGCGAAGGGTGCGACCTACGTCACGGACGGGCCGGAGCTGTATCGCTCGAAGGACGGCCACCTGCTGATGCTTTGGTCGAGCTACGAACACCAGACCGATGGCATTTCAGGAAGCCACTACGTGCAGACGCAGGCACGATCCGTTTCGGGCGAGTTGAAAGGTCCGTGGGTGCAGGGAGAACCGCTGGTGAAACAGGACAGCGGTCACGGCATGCTCTTCACGAGCTTTGACGGGAAGCTGATGATGGTGCTGCATCGGCCCTTCCGGCAGGCACGTGGGAAGCTCTACGAGATGCACGATGCGGGGGATCATCTCGAGGTGGTGCGGGAGCGCACGGACCTGGACGGGGATGGGCAGTAG